In Vibrio tritonius, the following are encoded in one genomic region:
- a CDS encoding glycosyltransferase, which yields MVCYLIPYFNCFDDLILTLRSLEGDSADVVIVDDGSEVSLASQIDISQFNLKIHVLELEANQGIEGALNRGLQFIDQQGYRYIARIDCGDLSMPGRIAAQVAAMEADEEIVLCGGWADYVNEEYEFLFTNKVPTDDSSLRKQMFLNNMFIHPAVMIRADAIKQIGGYPTNRKAAEDYAVFFKLMQLGKVKNLPQSLIRYVVSSASISSQKRNEQVKNRIMVIWDNKACSLHFAYGLMRSCLLLAIPRTVTMKLRSLLR from the coding sequence ATGGTGTGTTACTTAATTCCTTACTTCAATTGCTTTGACGATTTGATTTTAACGTTACGCTCACTAGAAGGTGACTCAGCGGATGTGGTTATCGTTGATGATGGTAGTGAGGTTTCGTTAGCGTCTCAGATCGATATAAGTCAATTTAATCTTAAGATTCATGTGCTTGAGCTAGAAGCCAATCAGGGTATTGAAGGAGCATTGAATCGAGGATTGCAATTTATCGATCAGCAAGGCTATCGCTATATTGCTCGGATTGACTGTGGTGATTTATCCATGCCGGGGCGCATTGCGGCCCAAGTTGCGGCAATGGAAGCAGATGAAGAGATCGTACTGTGTGGCGGTTGGGCGGATTATGTGAATGAAGAGTATGAATTTCTGTTTACCAATAAAGTGCCCACTGATGATAGCAGCCTAAGAAAGCAGATGTTTTTAAACAATATGTTTATTCACCCTGCGGTAATGATACGCGCGGATGCGATTAAGCAGATTGGTGGTTACCCGACCAATCGTAAAGCTGCTGAAGATTACGCGGTGTTCTTTAAGTTAATGCAGTTGGGAAAGGTAAAAAACCTACCTCAATCTTTGATTCGTTATGTGGTGTCATCGGCGAGCATTTCTTCTCAAAAGCGTAATGAGCAGGTGAAGAACCGCATTATGGTCATTTGGGATAACAAAGCCTGCTCGCTGCATTTTGCTTATGGATTAATGCGCTCATGTTTGCTGTTGGCCATTCCTCGTACCGTGACGATGAAATTGCGCTCGTTATTAAGGTAG
- a CDS encoding acyltransferase, producing MDKLLVGLSVLFANVKALFYKVAYAGRVRAELIVASPYFPSVRVRNGGMITCARVKFRRRCSIFADGGVVDIGRGTFLNNDCSINSNQSIVIGENTLLGEGVKIYDHNHRVIDGVVSHSELDSAPVSIGSECWIGSNVVILPGVSICDRTIIGAGAVVTKSITEPGTYITENIRLRKLN from the coding sequence GTGGATAAGTTATTAGTCGGTCTTTCCGTTTTGTTCGCCAATGTGAAAGCGCTTTTTTATAAAGTGGCCTATGCAGGGCGAGTTAGAGCCGAGTTGATTGTTGCATCGCCTTATTTCCCATCTGTGCGAGTGCGCAATGGCGGGATGATCACTTGTGCTCGGGTGAAGTTTCGTCGGCGTTGTTCCATTTTTGCCGATGGTGGAGTGGTGGACATTGGTCGCGGCACGTTTCTGAATAACGATTGCTCCATCAATAGTAATCAGTCGATTGTGATTGGAGAGAACACTTTGTTGGGGGAAGGGGTCAAAATTTATGACCATAACCACCGTGTTATTGATGGTGTGGTGAGCCATAGCGAGTTGGATTCGGCTCCTGTCAGTATCGGTAGTGAGTGTTGGATTGGCTCCAATGTGGTGATTTTACCCGGGGTTTCTATTTGCGATCGAACCATTATTGGAGCGGGTGCTGTGGTAACCAAGAGCATTACTGAGCCTGGTACCTACATTACTGAAAATATCCGTTTAAGGAAACTGAACTAA
- a CDS encoding acyltransferase family protein, whose protein sequence is MVRDPRIDIFRGFLILLVVLGHVKNIPIALHHAIYAFHMPAFFILAGYLFNYHKAGGVYDSIVKKFNRLIIPAWVFGLICGLPFLALTLWKFNADAVNNFLTRLYGTLTGYPSWDTTFNCTPLWFLYALFVIEAIAIFCKKLSERVFIATLMGLGIVGVLISYQTDVITPFNVLIGLSCLVYFVFGFFIKKISASVPKELLFVAPLMYCGICYFFVIQTKGDVISLADNSFGPENDFVWNMLLSLSGTGVAFVISSLLSKNELLSKGFSWLGVNTIPIIAFDYYVNDIFVKAFAITGISVLHDWWFIFPLKLAILIGIVWCVTRISWLNNIQSGKVPALNKKRMSEQM, encoded by the coding sequence ATGGTTAGAGATCCTAGAATTGATATATTTCGTGGTTTTTTGATATTGCTTGTTGTTCTGGGACATGTAAAAAATATCCCAATAGCTTTACATCACGCTATATATGCTTTTCATATGCCAGCTTTTTTTATCTTGGCTGGTTACTTATTTAATTACCATAAAGCTGGTGGTGTTTATGACAGCATCGTTAAAAAGTTTAATCGTTTAATTATACCAGCTTGGGTATTTGGTCTTATTTGTGGTTTGCCTTTTCTAGCGTTGACATTGTGGAAATTTAATGCTGATGCAGTCAATAATTTCTTAACGCGACTTTATGGTACTTTAACGGGTTATCCTTCATGGGATACCACGTTTAACTGTACACCACTATGGTTTTTATATGCGCTGTTTGTGATTGAAGCGATTGCCATTTTTTGCAAAAAACTCAGTGAACGAGTTTTTATTGCCACCTTAATGGGGCTGGGTATTGTCGGGGTGTTGATCAGCTATCAAACTGATGTGATTACGCCATTTAATGTCCTGATTGGTTTATCTTGTTTGGTCTACTTTGTTTTTGGTTTTTTCATCAAAAAAATCAGTGCTTCTGTACCCAAAGAACTTTTGTTTGTTGCTCCGTTGATGTACTGCGGTATTTGTTATTTTTTTGTTATTCAAACCAAAGGCGATGTAATTAGCTTGGCAGATAATAGCTTTGGTCCTGAGAATGATTTTGTGTGGAATATGTTGTTGTCATTAAGTGGAACCGGAGTCGCATTTGTTATTTCTTCTTTGCTTTCCAAAAATGAATTGTTATCAAAAGGGTTCTCTTGGTTAGGTGTTAATACCATTCCAATTATTGCCTTTGATTATTATGTTAACGATATTTTCGTGAAAGCTTTCGCTATAACAGGGATATCTGTTCTGCATGATTGGTGGTTTATATTCCCGCTTAAACTCGCCATTTTAATTGGCATTGTATGGTGTGTTACACGTATTTCTTGGTTGAATAATATTCAAAGTGGGAAGGTCCCCGCATTGAATAAAAAGCGAATGTCGGAGCAAATGTAG
- a CDS encoding glycosyltransferase, which translates to MKIVHVIESSATGTLSIVTMAAQYQADKHDVTVIFSRRPDTPPNIATLFPSNVTLVEVGMSPKHFPLSLFALRRELKKIQPDVVHCHSSFGGFVGRLSSVFMRCKVFYSPHCISFMRKDISPLKNVLFKAFESAACLRRATYIACSESERVAIKQALPFVEVSLLENAVDLSEFKTLANPFHPQGKKTVLTVGGIRPQKGFIEFAKIAHECKELNLRFVWIGDGAEQDRALLEQAGVEVTGWKSRQEVIARLNDADLYLSTSLWEGMPVSVIEASAAGLPLLLRDCAGNSDIVADKRGGCLFTQTAEAIELLTQFVADPEQFRHATLPDRTAVFQRFSVERFARNLEEIYQI; encoded by the coding sequence ATGAAAATAGTTCATGTTATAGAATCCTCAGCAACAGGCACCTTATCTATCGTGACGATGGCCGCTCAATATCAAGCGGATAAGCACGATGTGACCGTTATTTTCTCACGTCGCCCTGATACTCCACCGAATATTGCAACGCTCTTCCCAAGTAATGTGACTTTGGTGGAAGTGGGGATGAGCCCTAAGCATTTTCCTTTGTCTCTCTTCGCATTACGCCGTGAACTTAAGAAGATTCAGCCTGATGTTGTTCACTGTCATTCTTCATTTGGTGGCTTTGTCGGGCGTTTAAGTTCGGTGTTTATGCGTTGCAAAGTCTTCTACAGTCCGCACTGTATTTCCTTTATGCGTAAAGACATTAGCCCGCTGAAAAACGTTTTGTTCAAAGCGTTTGAGTCGGCAGCTTGCTTAAGACGGGCTACTTATATTGCTTGTTCGGAGAGTGAGCGCGTCGCGATTAAACAAGCATTGCCCTTTGTTGAGGTTTCCCTGTTGGAAAATGCGGTAGACCTGTCTGAATTTAAAACGTTGGCAAATCCATTCCATCCACAAGGTAAGAAAACCGTATTGACGGTGGGGGGCATTCGTCCTCAAAAAGGCTTTATTGAGTTTGCGAAGATTGCCCATGAGTGTAAGGAACTGAATTTGCGCTTTGTTTGGATTGGTGATGGCGCAGAGCAAGATAGGGCACTGTTGGAACAAGCTGGTGTCGAGGTGACCGGTTGGAAAAGTCGCCAAGAGGTGATTGCGCGGTTGAATGATGCCGACCTCTATTTATCAACTTCCCTTTGGGAGGGCATGCCTGTGTCGGTGATTGAAGCCAGTGCGGCGGGTCTTCCTCTATTACTCCGAGACTGCGCCGGCAATAGCGATATTGTTGCCGATAAGCGTGGCGGATGTCTATTTACCCAAACAGCAGAGGCAATTGAGTTATTAACTCAATTTGTTGCCGATCCAGAGCAGTTTCGTCACGCGACTCTCCCCGATAGAACGGCTGTATTTCAGCGTTTTTCTGTGGAGCGTTTTGCTCGCAATCTGGAAGAGATTTACCAAATCTAA
- the kdsA gene encoding 3-deoxy-8-phosphooctulonate synthase produces MFLIAGPCVIESEQLVMDVAGKMKEITSELGIDYIFKSSFDKANRSSTSSYRGPGIEKGLSILANVKKEFGLRVLTDVHEDTPIDEVASVVDVLQTPAFLVRQTNFIQKVAAAGKPVNIKKGQFQAPWDMEQVVKKCHEVGNKDIWLCDRGTSFGYNTLISDMRGLSVMRQTGCKVVFDATHSVQQPGGLGATSGGQREMVPVLARAAVAVGIDGLFMETHPNPEVALSDGPNMLPLSVMKEMLETLVELDQVVHKRPYLESKLS; encoded by the coding sequence ATGTTTTTAATTGCAGGACCTTGTGTCATTGAATCAGAGCAACTTGTCATGGATGTTGCGGGCAAGATGAAAGAAATTACGTCAGAGTTGGGGATCGATTACATCTTTAAATCCAGCTTTGATAAAGCCAATCGCAGTTCTACGAGCAGCTACCGTGGCCCTGGTATCGAAAAAGGGCTGAGCATTCTTGCCAATGTGAAAAAAGAGTTTGGCTTGAGAGTGCTAACCGATGTTCATGAAGATACGCCAATTGATGAAGTGGCTTCTGTGGTGGATGTGCTGCAAACCCCGGCCTTTTTGGTGCGTCAAACCAACTTTATTCAGAAAGTGGCTGCAGCAGGCAAGCCTGTGAATATCAAGAAAGGTCAGTTTCAAGCTCCGTGGGATATGGAGCAGGTAGTGAAAAAATGCCATGAAGTTGGCAACAAAGATATTTGGCTATGTGACCGTGGTACATCGTTTGGTTACAACACCTTGATCTCTGATATGCGCGGTTTGTCTGTGATGCGTCAAACCGGATGCAAAGTGGTGTTTGATGCGACTCATTCGGTCCAGCAGCCGGGCGGTTTAGGTGCAACATCGGGTGGCCAACGTGAGATGGTGCCGGTATTGGCGCGTGCTGCGGTTGCGGTGGGTATTGATGGTTTGTTTATGGAAACGCACCCCAACCCAGAAGTGGCGTTGAGTGATGGCCCAAATATGTTGCCTCTCTCTGTGATGAAAGAGATGTTGGAGACGTTAGTCGAGCTAGACCAAGTGGTACACAAGCGTCCATATCTTGAAAGCAAGCTTTCATAA
- the kdsB gene encoding 3-deoxy-manno-octulosonate cytidylyltransferase, giving the protein MAFENVKIVIPSRYGSSRLPGKPLMPLCQKPMFWHVVNQAVTAGFSIQDIVVATDDERIMEAAQRYVIPAVLTDVNHASGTDRLFEVCQKLGWRDDTLVINVQGDEPMIPPALITTLANFATQSPQFDICTVMSPIASVADLHNPNVVKVAEGEQQRAVYFSRSPIPFDRESNDSLNRAYRHIGIYAYRVECLRQFCSFPESSLEKIEKLEQLRALSNGMSVGVVRYDDAPPHGIDTQEDYDNVKRIMENS; this is encoded by the coding sequence ATGGCATTTGAAAACGTAAAAATTGTGATTCCATCTCGTTATGGATCGTCCCGTTTACCGGGTAAGCCGTTAATGCCCTTGTGCCAAAAGCCCATGTTTTGGCATGTGGTCAATCAAGCAGTGACTGCCGGATTTTCAATCCAAGATATTGTGGTCGCAACCGATGATGAGCGCATTATGGAAGCCGCTCAACGCTATGTAATTCCCGCCGTGTTAACCGACGTTAACCACGCCAGTGGTACAGACCGGTTGTTTGAAGTGTGTCAAAAGTTAGGTTGGCGAGATGATACGTTAGTGATCAACGTGCAGGGGGATGAACCGATGATACCTCCTGCGCTTATTACCACATTGGCAAACTTTGCGACGCAGTCTCCCCAGTTTGATATTTGTACCGTGATGAGTCCGATTGCTTCCGTTGCTGACCTCCATAATCCCAATGTAGTCAAAGTGGCGGAGGGCGAACAGCAGCGCGCCGTTTATTTCTCGCGTTCACCTATTCCGTTTGATCGAGAGTCAAACGATTCGTTGAACCGTGCTTATCGGCATATTGGGATTTATGCGTACCGAGTTGAGTGTTTGCGTCAATTCTGTTCATTTCCTGAGTCATCGTTAGAGAAAATAGAAAAGCTAGAACAGCTGCGGGCATTGAGTAATGGAATGTCTGTTGGGGTTGTTCGTTATGACGATGCGCCTCCTCATGGGATTGATACCCAAGAGGATTATGACAATGTTAAACGAATAATGGAAAACAGCTAA
- a CDS encoding KpsF/GutQ family sugar-phosphate isomerase — translation MSILDQAKQVIDIEIAGLTQISNQLDDHFEQAVKAILNTHGRTIICGMGKSGIIGKKIAASFASTGTPSFFMHPGEAFHGDLGMVQPEDVFIAISNSGETDEVLKLLPFLRDNGNYVIAITGKPNSTLATSAHCHLNIAVPQEACPYQLAPTSSTTATLVMGDALTITLMELRDFQPENFARFHPGGSLGRRLLRKVRDEMATDRLPVVRMNSALPEIIDVISHGCLGLAVVVDEDNRVKGIVTDGDLRRSMQKYGQNAFSVCAESIYSENPVCISPETSMGKAFELMESKRISALLVLDDSKLVGVLKK, via the coding sequence ATGTCGATTTTAGATCAAGCAAAACAGGTTATTGATATTGAAATTGCAGGTTTAACCCAGATTTCTAATCAACTTGATGACCACTTTGAACAAGCCGTTAAGGCTATCCTGAATACTCATGGTCGCACCATCATTTGTGGTATGGGTAAGTCCGGTATTATTGGTAAAAAAATTGCCGCATCATTTGCTAGCACGGGCACGCCAAGCTTTTTTATGCACCCCGGAGAGGCGTTTCATGGTGACTTGGGCATGGTGCAACCTGAAGACGTATTTATTGCGATCTCAAATTCTGGTGAAACCGATGAAGTCTTAAAGTTGTTGCCGTTTCTTCGTGATAACGGCAACTACGTGATTGCCATTACCGGTAAGCCGAATTCCACGTTGGCGACTTCTGCGCATTGCCATCTTAATATTGCTGTGCCGCAGGAAGCATGTCCTTATCAGTTGGCACCCACCAGTTCAACAACAGCAACACTTGTGATGGGGGATGCGTTAACCATTACCCTGATGGAGTTAAGAGATTTTCAGCCAGAGAATTTTGCACGCTTTCACCCTGGAGGTAGCTTAGGACGCCGTTTATTAAGAAAAGTTCGTGATGAAATGGCAACCGATAGATTACCTGTTGTGAGGATGAACAGTGCCTTGCCAGAAATCATTGATGTGATCTCGCATGGCTGTTTAGGGTTGGCTGTGGTGGTCGATGAAGACAACAGAGTGAAAGGCATTGTGACTGATGGCGATTTACGCCGTTCAATGCAAAAGTATGGTCAAAATGCGTTTAGTGTGTGTGCGGAATCGATCTACAGTGAGAATCCGGTGTGCATTTCTCCAGAGACATCGATGGGTAAAGCGTTTGAATTGATGGAATCAAAACGCATTAGCGCTCTTTTGGTGTTGGATGACTCTAAGTTGGTTGGAGTTTTGAAAAAGTAA
- the wbaP gene encoding undecaprenyl-phosphate galactose phosphotransferase WbaP, which produces MEHVNVESGGYGVKYSRLIPVFNSMILILFDLFAFIVSENIAYVISDKGSWSGFYLLGDGYSLGSNYWQGTVFFIIAFMSIFWFGVNRLHYTRRKPFWDELKDVIKNLFILSILSLAMNLLLVSNYSVEIWAISWAVLFVLLPLCRNSAKLILNKLGLWSVPCVIIGEQQNAIEAYKAISSDMSTGYTIKAFVNPYESSQLDVHQENSTDVPYISETAFIGNLDKYYRVFIALEKEDNKTRDYWVRKLAYLNVSNISVIPAMRGIPLYGADVSNFFSSELMMLSVKNNLSKTSARILKRCFDIVTSALLLTLLSPFFLFVALMVKRDGGSATFGHERIGFNGKPFKCLKFRTMVMNSQEVLQELLENDPQARAEWDREFKLKNDPRITKIGHFLRKTSLDELPQLWNVLKGEMSLVGPRPVIDEELKRYGDDVLYYNLVKPGMSGLWQVTGRSDTDYTTRVYLDSWYVKNWSLWYDIVILFKTVGVVVRGDGAY; this is translated from the coding sequence ATGGAACATGTAAATGTTGAGAGCGGTGGTTATGGAGTTAAATATTCGAGGTTGATTCCAGTTTTTAACTCTATGATATTAATCCTTTTTGATTTATTTGCCTTTATTGTTTCTGAAAATATTGCTTATGTTATTTCTGACAAAGGTTCGTGGTCCGGATTTTATTTATTAGGTGATGGCTATTCTTTAGGTAGTAACTACTGGCAAGGTACTGTCTTTTTCATTATCGCCTTTATGTCAATTTTTTGGTTTGGTGTTAACCGTCTTCATTATACTCGTCGAAAGCCATTCTGGGATGAGCTGAAGGATGTGATTAAAAATCTATTTATCCTATCTATTTTATCTCTAGCAATGAACTTGCTGTTAGTCTCCAATTATTCTGTTGAAATTTGGGCTATTTCTTGGGCTGTATTGTTTGTGTTGTTACCGCTATGCCGCAATAGCGCAAAGCTTATTTTGAACAAACTAGGCCTTTGGAGCGTACCATGTGTGATTATTGGTGAGCAGCAAAATGCCATTGAGGCGTACAAGGCGATTAGTAGCGATATGTCAACGGGTTACACCATTAAAGCTTTTGTTAACCCCTATGAGTCTTCTCAGTTGGATGTTCACCAAGAAAATAGTACGGATGTGCCATACATCAGTGAGACCGCATTTATTGGTAACTTAGATAAATACTATCGAGTGTTTATCGCGTTAGAAAAAGAAGATAACAAGACTCGAGATTACTGGGTAAGAAAGCTAGCATATTTGAATGTTTCAAATATATCGGTTATTCCTGCGATGCGTGGTATTCCGTTATATGGCGCTGATGTTTCGAACTTTTTTAGTTCTGAATTAATGATGTTAAGTGTGAAAAATAACTTATCTAAAACGTCGGCACGAATTTTAAAACGTTGCTTTGATATTGTAACTTCCGCTCTTTTACTTACTCTATTATCGCCGTTTTTCCTTTTTGTTGCTTTGATGGTAAAACGTGATGGTGGTTCCGCTACTTTTGGCCATGAAAGAATAGGTTTTAATGGTAAGCCTTTTAAATGTTTAAAATTCCGTACCATGGTAATGAATTCTCAAGAAGTATTGCAGGAACTGTTAGAAAATGACCCTCAAGCGCGCGCTGAATGGGATCGAGAATTTAAACTGAAAAATGACCCGCGTATAACCAAAATTGGTCATTTCTTACGTAAAACTAGTCTTGATGAATTACCACAGCTTTGGAATGTTTTAAAAGGTGAAATGAGCCTTGTGGGTCCTCGCCCAGTTATTGATGAAGAATTGAAACGCTATGGCGATGATGTTTTGTATTACAACTTAGTTAAACCGGGTATGTCAGGTTTATGGCAAGTAACAGGCCGTAGTGACACGGATTATACCACTCGTGTTTATTTAGATAGTTGGTACGTAAAAAACTGGTCTCTTTGGTACGATATTGTCATTTTATTTAAGACAGTCGGTGTTGTTGTTAGAGGAGATGGCGCTTATTAA
- the galU gene encoding UTP--glucose-1-phosphate uridylyltransferase GalU encodes MIKKCLFPAAGYGTRFLPATKSMPKEMMPVVNKPLIEYGVDEAIHAGMTDMCIVTGRGKHSIMDHFDTNYELEHQINGTAKEALLEDIRDVMDSASFTYIRQREMKGLGHAILTGKALVGDNPFAVVLADDLCVNEEKGVLAQMTELYNQFRCTIVAVQEVPESETHKYGVISGEMIKDNIFRVDDMVEKPAQGTAPSNMAIIGRYIMTPDIFDLIEQTEPGKGGEIQITDALLKQAQTGCVLAYKFEGKRFDCGSVEGYIEATNYCYENVYHKAAPKKAEPAVVKVATPEVEMA; translated from the coding sequence ATGATTAAGAAATGTCTCTTCCCAGCAGCGGGTTACGGTACACGTTTTCTTCCAGCTACCAAATCGATGCCTAAAGAAATGATGCCGGTTGTGAATAAGCCTCTAATTGAGTACGGAGTGGATGAAGCCATTCACGCAGGTATGACAGATATGTGTATTGTAACGGGGCGCGGTAAGCACTCGATCATGGATCATTTCGATACTAACTATGAGCTAGAGCATCAGATCAACGGCACGGCAAAAGAAGCCTTGCTAGAGGATATTCGTGATGTGATGGATTCTGCGAGTTTTACTTATATTCGTCAGCGCGAGATGAAAGGCTTAGGTCATGCCATTCTTACTGGTAAAGCGTTAGTGGGTGATAACCCGTTTGCGGTGGTGTTAGCCGATGACCTCTGCGTTAACGAGGAAAAAGGCGTATTAGCGCAAATGACTGAACTGTACAATCAGTTCCGTTGTACGATCGTTGCTGTGCAAGAGGTGCCTGAATCCGAGACCCACAAATATGGTGTGATCTCCGGTGAGATGATCAAAGACAACATCTTCCGTGTTGATGACATGGTGGAGAAACCAGCTCAAGGCACTGCACCAAGTAATATGGCGATTATTGGTCGTTACATTATGACTCCAGATATCTTTGATTTAATTGAACAAACTGAACCAGGTAAAGGCGGCGAAATTCAGATCACCGACGCGCTACTTAAACAAGCGCAAACAGGCTGTGTTCTCGCGTACAAATTTGAAGGTAAGCGTTTCGATTGCGGTAGTGTTGAAGGCTACATTGAAGCAACGAACTACTGCTATGAAAATGTTTATCATAAAGCGGCGCCTAAAAAGGCCGAGCCTGCGGTAGTTAAAGTGGCTACCCCAGAAGTTGAAATGGCTTAA
- a CDS encoding alpha/beta hydrolase has product MLFITNRIPVQSARSKAGRAIRFDYQNTDVSKWLYFCERRGEQDYTEILSAPFFDRLKALPAHTQLLFYIHGFNNNMEPHVFHNAQQLENLINRDTPDLVKVIPLIWPCDDDSVVRIVDDYWDDQKAADFSAIAFSRLLDKFDQWRRAPAQQTVPCLKRMNLLAHSMGNRVLVNTLHYWVDGNGYDGVPLLFRNVFMVAPDVENSVLEPKKRGRHVLDSCKNTLVYYASDDYAMPASKIANLRHRMLSRRLGMTGPANPHLLPSNRVFSFDCDSFNNRFDYPTGHSYFLNDADGNISPIISHMAQSIQFGCVPETWDPTLVSA; this is encoded by the coding sequence ATGCTATTTATTACCAACCGCATACCTGTTCAATCGGCACGTTCCAAAGCGGGGCGCGCGATTCGGTTTGATTATCAGAATACCGATGTGTCGAAATGGCTCTACTTTTGTGAGCGACGCGGTGAACAAGACTATACAGAAATCCTTTCAGCCCCGTTTTTTGATCGGCTAAAAGCCTTACCGGCCCATACTCAGCTACTCTTTTATATTCATGGCTTTAACAACAATATGGAGCCACATGTGTTTCATAATGCCCAGCAGCTAGAGAACTTAATTAACCGCGATACTCCCGATTTAGTGAAGGTGATTCCTTTGATTTGGCCGTGTGACGATGATTCGGTGGTCAGGATTGTGGATGATTATTGGGACGATCAAAAAGCCGCAGATTTTAGTGCAATTGCGTTTAGTCGATTGTTGGATAAGTTTGATCAGTGGCGCCGCGCACCTGCGCAACAAACGGTGCCTTGCTTAAAGCGGATGAATTTATTGGCTCATTCGATGGGTAACCGAGTGTTAGTCAATACGCTTCATTATTGGGTCGATGGGAATGGTTACGATGGTGTGCCTTTGCTGTTTCGCAATGTGTTTATGGTGGCGCCCGATGTAGAAAATTCTGTATTAGAGCCGAAGAAACGCGGTCGGCATGTGTTGGATAGCTGTAAGAACACCTTGGTCTATTATGCGAGTGATGATTACGCCATGCCAGCGTCGAAAATTGCCAATTTGCGACACCGAATGTTGAGCCGTCGGTTGGGGATGACCGGCCCTGCTAATCCTCATTTGCTGCCGAGCAATCGGGTTTTTAGTTTCGACTGTGATAGTTTCAATAATCGGTTTGATTATCCGACTGGCCACTCCTATTTTCTTAATGACGCCGACGGCAACATTAGCCCCATTATTTCTCACATGGCGCAATCCATTCAGTTCGGGTGTGTACCTGAAACATGGGATCCCACGTTAGTGAGTGCTTAG